Proteins from one Mytilus galloprovincialis chromosome 11, xbMytGall1.hap1.1, whole genome shotgun sequence genomic window:
- the LOC143051804 gene encoding mantle protein-like isoform X2, which yields MLAVLILATIVASVVAEPPKQKVHFQPVPKAVTHEEPHLVGKNVPLLKQHPKFHKQIVTVVDQVANIIKRPKLLVKEVAVRQKYPVEKPVIHHRRVIKPIHKTRTIVHKKKVHVPRPIIRTKVIAVPQPHIVHKPYHRVKTVTQVFERVHKIPKPIPKPELKIVNRDRPFPVENLVIRKRPRVVEHPYDKPIPIVEEITNVIRKPIAHPKNKVLTVDKPIVHRKKVPYYPKAHGGHQAGGYGQAGYGMVNQGYGQQNFGGQGFVQPSYGFANQGIEYNGGQIYDAGFNQGMYLNQGLNYGYNQQQGYGPEPQY from the exons ATGCTAGCAGTTCTCATCTTAGCCACTATTGTGG CATCCGTTGTTGCGG AACCACCAAAACAGAAAG tgCACTTTCAAC CTGTACCAAAGGCTGTTACTCATGAAGAACCACATCTCGTCGGAAAGAATG TTCCCCTTTTGAAACAACACCCAAAATTCCACAAGCAAATCGTAACTGTAGTGGACCAGGTTGCAAACATCATTAAAAGGCCAAAACTTCTCGTCAAAGAAG TTGCTGTCAGACAAAAGT ACCCTGTCGAGAAGCCAGTGATTCATCACAGACGAG TCATCAAGCCAATCCACAAAACAAGAACCA ttgtTCACAAGAAGAAGGTTCATGTACCAC GACCAATCATCAGAACTAAAGTGATTGCAGTACCCCAACCACATATTGTACACAAACCATACCACAGAGTAAAGACCG TTACTCAAGTTTTCGAAAGAGTCC ACAAaatcccaaaaccaatcccaaaaCCAGAATTGAAAATCG TCAACCGTGACAGACCATTCCCAGTAGAAAATTTGGTTATCAGAAAGAGACCAAGGGTTG tTGAACACCCATACGACAAACCAATCCCAATTGTTGAAGAAATCACCAACGTTATCAGAA AACCCATTGCAC ACCCCAAGAACAAAGTTCTGACCGTTGACA aACCAATCGTTCATCGCAAAAAAGTGCCATACTATCCAAAAG ctCATGGTGGACACCAAGCTGGAG GATACGGTCAAGCAGGTTATGGAATGGTAAATCAAG GATATGGACAACAAAACTTCGGAGGACAAG GTTTCGTTCAACCAAGTTACGGATTTGCTAATCAAG GAATAGAATACAATGGAGGCCAAATATATGATGCTGGGTTTAACCAAG GAATGTACTTAAACCAAGGTTTAAACTACGGATATAATCAGCAACAAG gTTATGGTCCAGAGCCACAATATTAA
- the LOC143051804 gene encoding mantle protein-like isoform X16 produces the protein MLAVLILATIVASVVAEPPKQKVHFQPVPKAVTHEEPHLVGKNVPLLKQHPKFHKQIVTVVDQVANIIKRPKLLVKEVAVRQKYPVEKPVIHHRRVIKPIHKTRTIVHKKKVHVPRPIIRTKVIAVPQPHIVHKPYHRVKTVTQVFERVHKIPKPIPKPELKIVNRDRPFPVENLVIRKRPRVVEHPYDKPIPIVEEITNVIRKPIAHPKNKVLTVDKPIVHRKKVPYYPKAHGGHQAGGAVQVVAAGGDGGYGPEPQY, from the exons ATGCTAGCAGTTCTCATCTTAGCCACTATTGTGG CATCCGTTGTTGCGG AACCACCAAAACAGAAAG tgCACTTTCAAC CTGTACCAAAGGCTGTTACTCATGAAGAACCACATCTCGTCGGAAAGAATG TTCCCCTTTTGAAACAACACCCAAAATTCCACAAGCAAATCGTAACTGTAGTGGACCAGGTTGCAAACATCATTAAAAGGCCAAAACTTCTCGTCAAAGAAG TTGCTGTCAGACAAAAGT ACCCTGTCGAGAAGCCAGTGATTCATCACAGACGAG TCATCAAGCCAATCCACAAAACAAGAACCA ttgtTCACAAGAAGAAGGTTCATGTACCAC GACCAATCATCAGAACTAAAGTGATTGCAGTACCCCAACCACATATTGTACACAAACCATACCACAGAGTAAAGACCG TTACTCAAGTTTTCGAAAGAGTCC ACAAaatcccaaaaccaatcccaaaaCCAGAATTGAAAATCG TCAACCGTGACAGACCATTCCCAGTAGAAAATTTGGTTATCAGAAAGAGACCAAGGGTTG tTGAACACCCATACGACAAACCAATCCCAATTGTTGAAGAAATCACCAACGTTATCAGAA AACCCATTGCAC ACCCCAAGAACAAAGTTCTGACCGTTGACA aACCAATCGTTCATCGCAAAAAAGTGCCATACTATCCAAAAG ctCATGGTGGACACCAAGCTGGAG GAGCCGTCCAAGTAGTTGCAGCAGGAGGAGACGGAG gTTATGGTCCAGAGCCACAATATTAA
- the LOC143051804 gene encoding mantle protein-like isoform X4, which yields MLAVLILATIVASVVAEPPKQKVHFQPVPKAVTHEEPHLVGKNVPLLKQHPKFHKQIVTVVDQVANIIKRPKLLVKEVAVRQKYPVEKPVIHHRRVIKPIHKTRTIVHKKKVHVPRPIIRTKVIAVPQPHIVHKPYHRVKTVTQVFERVHKIPKPIPKPELKIVNRDRPFPVENLVIRKRPRVVEHPYDKPIPIVEEITNVIRKPIAHPKNKVLTVDKPIVHRKKVPYYPKAHGGHQAGGAVQVVAAGGDGGYGQAGYGMVNQGYGQQNFGGQGFVQPSYGFANQGMYLNQGLNYGYNQQQGYGPEPQY from the exons ATGCTAGCAGTTCTCATCTTAGCCACTATTGTGG CATCCGTTGTTGCGG AACCACCAAAACAGAAAG tgCACTTTCAAC CTGTACCAAAGGCTGTTACTCATGAAGAACCACATCTCGTCGGAAAGAATG TTCCCCTTTTGAAACAACACCCAAAATTCCACAAGCAAATCGTAACTGTAGTGGACCAGGTTGCAAACATCATTAAAAGGCCAAAACTTCTCGTCAAAGAAG TTGCTGTCAGACAAAAGT ACCCTGTCGAGAAGCCAGTGATTCATCACAGACGAG TCATCAAGCCAATCCACAAAACAAGAACCA ttgtTCACAAGAAGAAGGTTCATGTACCAC GACCAATCATCAGAACTAAAGTGATTGCAGTACCCCAACCACATATTGTACACAAACCATACCACAGAGTAAAGACCG TTACTCAAGTTTTCGAAAGAGTCC ACAAaatcccaaaaccaatcccaaaaCCAGAATTGAAAATCG TCAACCGTGACAGACCATTCCCAGTAGAAAATTTGGTTATCAGAAAGAGACCAAGGGTTG tTGAACACCCATACGACAAACCAATCCCAATTGTTGAAGAAATCACCAACGTTATCAGAA AACCCATTGCAC ACCCCAAGAACAAAGTTCTGACCGTTGACA aACCAATCGTTCATCGCAAAAAAGTGCCATACTATCCAAAAG ctCATGGTGGACACCAAGCTGGAG GAGCCGTCCAAGTAGTTGCAGCAGGAGGAGACGGAG GATACGGTCAAGCAGGTTATGGAATGGTAAATCAAG GATATGGACAACAAAACTTCGGAGGACAAG GTTTCGTTCAACCAAGTTACGGATTTGCTAATCAAG GAATGTACTTAAACCAAGGTTTAAACTACGGATATAATCAGCAACAAG gTTATGGTCCAGAGCCACAATATTAA
- the LOC143051804 gene encoding mantle protein-like isoform X12 translates to MLAVLILATIVASVVAEPPKQKVHFQPVPKAVTHEEPHLVGKNVPLLKQHPKFHKQIVTVVDQVANIIKRPKLLVKEVAVRQKYPVEKPVIHHRRVIKPIHKTRTIVHKKKVHVPRPIIRTKVIAVPQPHIVHKPYHRVKTVTQVFERVHKIPKPIPKPELKIVNRDRPFPVENLVIRKRPRVVEHPYDKPIPIVEEITNVIRKPIAHPKNKVLTVDKPIVHRKKVPYYPKAHGGHQAGGFVQPSYGFANQGMYLNQGLNYGYNQQQGYGPEPQY, encoded by the exons ATGCTAGCAGTTCTCATCTTAGCCACTATTGTGG CATCCGTTGTTGCGG AACCACCAAAACAGAAAG tgCACTTTCAAC CTGTACCAAAGGCTGTTACTCATGAAGAACCACATCTCGTCGGAAAGAATG TTCCCCTTTTGAAACAACACCCAAAATTCCACAAGCAAATCGTAACTGTAGTGGACCAGGTTGCAAACATCATTAAAAGGCCAAAACTTCTCGTCAAAGAAG TTGCTGTCAGACAAAAGT ACCCTGTCGAGAAGCCAGTGATTCATCACAGACGAG TCATCAAGCCAATCCACAAAACAAGAACCA ttgtTCACAAGAAGAAGGTTCATGTACCAC GACCAATCATCAGAACTAAAGTGATTGCAGTACCCCAACCACATATTGTACACAAACCATACCACAGAGTAAAGACCG TTACTCAAGTTTTCGAAAGAGTCC ACAAaatcccaaaaccaatcccaaaaCCAGAATTGAAAATCG TCAACCGTGACAGACCATTCCCAGTAGAAAATTTGGTTATCAGAAAGAGACCAAGGGTTG tTGAACACCCATACGACAAACCAATCCCAATTGTTGAAGAAATCACCAACGTTATCAGAA AACCCATTGCAC ACCCCAAGAACAAAGTTCTGACCGTTGACA aACCAATCGTTCATCGCAAAAAAGTGCCATACTATCCAAAAG ctCATGGTGGACACCAAGCTGGAG GTTTCGTTCAACCAAGTTACGGATTTGCTAATCAAG GAATGTACTTAAACCAAGGTTTAAACTACGGATATAATCAGCAACAAG gTTATGGTCCAGAGCCACAATATTAA
- the LOC143051804 gene encoding mantle protein-like isoform X6 — protein MLAVLILATIVASVVAEPPKQKVHFQPVPKAVTHEEPHLVGKNVPLLKQHPKFHKQIVTVVDQVANIIKRPKLLVKEVAVRQKYPVEKPVIHHRRVIKPIHKTRTIVHKKKVHVPRPIIRTKVIAVPQPHIVHKPYHRVKTVTQVFERVHKIPKPIPKPELKIVNRDRPFPVENLVIRKRPRVVEHPYDKPIPIVEEITNVIRKPIAHPKNKVLTVDKPIVHRKKVPYYPKAHGGHQAGGAVQVVAAGGDGGYGQAGYGMVNQGYGQQNFGGQGFVQPSYGFANQGYGPEPQY, from the exons ATGCTAGCAGTTCTCATCTTAGCCACTATTGTGG CATCCGTTGTTGCGG AACCACCAAAACAGAAAG tgCACTTTCAAC CTGTACCAAAGGCTGTTACTCATGAAGAACCACATCTCGTCGGAAAGAATG TTCCCCTTTTGAAACAACACCCAAAATTCCACAAGCAAATCGTAACTGTAGTGGACCAGGTTGCAAACATCATTAAAAGGCCAAAACTTCTCGTCAAAGAAG TTGCTGTCAGACAAAAGT ACCCTGTCGAGAAGCCAGTGATTCATCACAGACGAG TCATCAAGCCAATCCACAAAACAAGAACCA ttgtTCACAAGAAGAAGGTTCATGTACCAC GACCAATCATCAGAACTAAAGTGATTGCAGTACCCCAACCACATATTGTACACAAACCATACCACAGAGTAAAGACCG TTACTCAAGTTTTCGAAAGAGTCC ACAAaatcccaaaaccaatcccaaaaCCAGAATTGAAAATCG TCAACCGTGACAGACCATTCCCAGTAGAAAATTTGGTTATCAGAAAGAGACCAAGGGTTG tTGAACACCCATACGACAAACCAATCCCAATTGTTGAAGAAATCACCAACGTTATCAGAA AACCCATTGCAC ACCCCAAGAACAAAGTTCTGACCGTTGACA aACCAATCGTTCATCGCAAAAAAGTGCCATACTATCCAAAAG ctCATGGTGGACACCAAGCTGGAG GAGCCGTCCAAGTAGTTGCAGCAGGAGGAGACGGAG GATACGGTCAAGCAGGTTATGGAATGGTAAATCAAG GATATGGACAACAAAACTTCGGAGGACAAG GTTTCGTTCAACCAAGTTACGGATTTGCTAATCAAG gTTATGGTCCAGAGCCACAATATTAA
- the LOC143051804 gene encoding mantle protein-like isoform X15, translating to MLAVLILATIVASVVAEPPKQKVHFQPVPKAVTHEEPHLVGKNVPLLKQHPKFHKQIVTVVDQVANIIKRPKLLVKEVAVRQKYPVEKPVIHHRRVIKPIHKTRTIVHKKKVHVPRPIIRTKVIAVPQPHIVHKPYHRVKTVTQVFERVHKIPKPIPKPELKIVNRDRPFPVENLVIRKRPRVVEHPYDKPIPIVEEITNVIRKPIAHPKNKVLTVDKPIVHRKKVPYYPKAHGGHQAGGFVQPSYGFANQGYGPEPQY from the exons ATGCTAGCAGTTCTCATCTTAGCCACTATTGTGG CATCCGTTGTTGCGG AACCACCAAAACAGAAAG tgCACTTTCAAC CTGTACCAAAGGCTGTTACTCATGAAGAACCACATCTCGTCGGAAAGAATG TTCCCCTTTTGAAACAACACCCAAAATTCCACAAGCAAATCGTAACTGTAGTGGACCAGGTTGCAAACATCATTAAAAGGCCAAAACTTCTCGTCAAAGAAG TTGCTGTCAGACAAAAGT ACCCTGTCGAGAAGCCAGTGATTCATCACAGACGAG TCATCAAGCCAATCCACAAAACAAGAACCA ttgtTCACAAGAAGAAGGTTCATGTACCAC GACCAATCATCAGAACTAAAGTGATTGCAGTACCCCAACCACATATTGTACACAAACCATACCACAGAGTAAAGACCG TTACTCAAGTTTTCGAAAGAGTCC ACAAaatcccaaaaccaatcccaaaaCCAGAATTGAAAATCG TCAACCGTGACAGACCATTCCCAGTAGAAAATTTGGTTATCAGAAAGAGACCAAGGGTTG tTGAACACCCATACGACAAACCAATCCCAATTGTTGAAGAAATCACCAACGTTATCAGAA AACCCATTGCAC ACCCCAAGAACAAAGTTCTGACCGTTGACA aACCAATCGTTCATCGCAAAAAAGTGCCATACTATCCAAAAG ctCATGGTGGACACCAAGCTGGAG GTTTCGTTCAACCAAGTTACGGATTTGCTAATCAAG gTTATGGTCCAGAGCCACAATATTAA
- the LOC143051804 gene encoding mantle protein-like isoform X14: protein MLAVLILATIVASVVAEPPKQKVHFQPVPKAVTHEEPHLVGKNVPLLKQHPKFHKQIVTVVDQVANIIKRPKLLVKEVAVRQKYPVEKPVIHHRRVIKPIHKTRTIVHKKKVHVPRPIIRTKVIAVPQPHIVHKPYHRVKTVTQVFERVHKIPKPIPKPELKIVNRDRPFPVENLVIRKRPRVVEHPYDKPIPIVEEITNVIRKPIAHPKNKVLTVDKPIVHRKKVPYYPKAHGGHQAGGYGQQNFGGQGFVQPSYGFANQGYGPEPQY from the exons ATGCTAGCAGTTCTCATCTTAGCCACTATTGTGG CATCCGTTGTTGCGG AACCACCAAAACAGAAAG tgCACTTTCAAC CTGTACCAAAGGCTGTTACTCATGAAGAACCACATCTCGTCGGAAAGAATG TTCCCCTTTTGAAACAACACCCAAAATTCCACAAGCAAATCGTAACTGTAGTGGACCAGGTTGCAAACATCATTAAAAGGCCAAAACTTCTCGTCAAAGAAG TTGCTGTCAGACAAAAGT ACCCTGTCGAGAAGCCAGTGATTCATCACAGACGAG TCATCAAGCCAATCCACAAAACAAGAACCA ttgtTCACAAGAAGAAGGTTCATGTACCAC GACCAATCATCAGAACTAAAGTGATTGCAGTACCCCAACCACATATTGTACACAAACCATACCACAGAGTAAAGACCG TTACTCAAGTTTTCGAAAGAGTCC ACAAaatcccaaaaccaatcccaaaaCCAGAATTGAAAATCG TCAACCGTGACAGACCATTCCCAGTAGAAAATTTGGTTATCAGAAAGAGACCAAGGGTTG tTGAACACCCATACGACAAACCAATCCCAATTGTTGAAGAAATCACCAACGTTATCAGAA AACCCATTGCAC ACCCCAAGAACAAAGTTCTGACCGTTGACA aACCAATCGTTCATCGCAAAAAAGTGCCATACTATCCAAAAG ctCATGGTGGACACCAAGCTGGAG GATATGGACAACAAAACTTCGGAGGACAAG GTTTCGTTCAACCAAGTTACGGATTTGCTAATCAAG gTTATGGTCCAGAGCCACAATATTAA
- the LOC143051804 gene encoding mantle protein-like isoform X13, which yields MLAVLILATIVASVVAEPPKQKVHFQPVPKAVTHEEPHLVGKNVPLLKQHPKFHKQIVTVVDQVANIIKRPKLLVKEVAVRQKYPVEKPVIHHRRVIKPIHKTRTIVHKKKVHVPRPIIRTKVIAVPQPHIVHKPYHRVKTVTQVFERVHKIPKPIPKPELKIVNRDRPFPVENLVIRKRPRVVEHPYDKPIPIVEEITNVIRKPIAHPKNKVLTVDKPIVHRKKVPYYPKAHGGHQAGGYGQAGYGMVNQGYGQQNFGGQGYGPEPQY from the exons ATGCTAGCAGTTCTCATCTTAGCCACTATTGTGG CATCCGTTGTTGCGG AACCACCAAAACAGAAAG tgCACTTTCAAC CTGTACCAAAGGCTGTTACTCATGAAGAACCACATCTCGTCGGAAAGAATG TTCCCCTTTTGAAACAACACCCAAAATTCCACAAGCAAATCGTAACTGTAGTGGACCAGGTTGCAAACATCATTAAAAGGCCAAAACTTCTCGTCAAAGAAG TTGCTGTCAGACAAAAGT ACCCTGTCGAGAAGCCAGTGATTCATCACAGACGAG TCATCAAGCCAATCCACAAAACAAGAACCA ttgtTCACAAGAAGAAGGTTCATGTACCAC GACCAATCATCAGAACTAAAGTGATTGCAGTACCCCAACCACATATTGTACACAAACCATACCACAGAGTAAAGACCG TTACTCAAGTTTTCGAAAGAGTCC ACAAaatcccaaaaccaatcccaaaaCCAGAATTGAAAATCG TCAACCGTGACAGACCATTCCCAGTAGAAAATTTGGTTATCAGAAAGAGACCAAGGGTTG tTGAACACCCATACGACAAACCAATCCCAATTGTTGAAGAAATCACCAACGTTATCAGAA AACCCATTGCAC ACCCCAAGAACAAAGTTCTGACCGTTGACA aACCAATCGTTCATCGCAAAAAAGTGCCATACTATCCAAAAG ctCATGGTGGACACCAAGCTGGAG GATACGGTCAAGCAGGTTATGGAATGGTAAATCAAG GATATGGACAACAAAACTTCGGAGGACAAG gTTATGGTCCAGAGCCACAATATTAA
- the LOC143051804 gene encoding mantle protein-like isoform X5 has protein sequence MLAVLILATIVASVVAEPPKQKVHFQPVPKAVTHEEPHLVGKNVPLLKQHPKFHKQIVTVVDQVANIIKRPKLLVKEVAVRQKYPVEKPVIHHRRVIKPIHKTRTIVHKKKVHVPRPIIRTKVIAVPQPHIVHKPYHRVKTVTQVFERVHKIPKPIPKPELKIVNRDRPFPVENLVIRKRPRVVEHPYDKPIPIVEEITNVIRKPIAHPKNKVLTVDKPIVHRKKVPYYPKAHGGHQAGGYGQQNFGGQGFVQPSYGFANQGIEYNGGQIYDAGFNQGMYLNQGLNYGYNQQQGYGPEPQY, from the exons ATGCTAGCAGTTCTCATCTTAGCCACTATTGTGG CATCCGTTGTTGCGG AACCACCAAAACAGAAAG tgCACTTTCAAC CTGTACCAAAGGCTGTTACTCATGAAGAACCACATCTCGTCGGAAAGAATG TTCCCCTTTTGAAACAACACCCAAAATTCCACAAGCAAATCGTAACTGTAGTGGACCAGGTTGCAAACATCATTAAAAGGCCAAAACTTCTCGTCAAAGAAG TTGCTGTCAGACAAAAGT ACCCTGTCGAGAAGCCAGTGATTCATCACAGACGAG TCATCAAGCCAATCCACAAAACAAGAACCA ttgtTCACAAGAAGAAGGTTCATGTACCAC GACCAATCATCAGAACTAAAGTGATTGCAGTACCCCAACCACATATTGTACACAAACCATACCACAGAGTAAAGACCG TTACTCAAGTTTTCGAAAGAGTCC ACAAaatcccaaaaccaatcccaaaaCCAGAATTGAAAATCG TCAACCGTGACAGACCATTCCCAGTAGAAAATTTGGTTATCAGAAAGAGACCAAGGGTTG tTGAACACCCATACGACAAACCAATCCCAATTGTTGAAGAAATCACCAACGTTATCAGAA AACCCATTGCAC ACCCCAAGAACAAAGTTCTGACCGTTGACA aACCAATCGTTCATCGCAAAAAAGTGCCATACTATCCAAAAG ctCATGGTGGACACCAAGCTGGAG GATATGGACAACAAAACTTCGGAGGACAAG GTTTCGTTCAACCAAGTTACGGATTTGCTAATCAAG GAATAGAATACAATGGAGGCCAAATATATGATGCTGGGTTTAACCAAG GAATGTACTTAAACCAAGGTTTAAACTACGGATATAATCAGCAACAAG gTTATGGTCCAGAGCCACAATATTAA
- the LOC143051804 gene encoding mantle protein-like isoform X11, protein MLAVLILATIVASVVAEPPKQKVHFQPVPKAVTHEEPHLVGKNVPLLKQHPKFHKQIVTVVDQVANIIKRPKLLVKEVAVRQKYPVEKPVIHHRRVIKPIHKTRTIVHKKKVHVPRPIIRTKVIAVPQPHIVHKPYHRVKTVTQVFERVHKIPKPIPKPELKIVNRDRPFPVENLVIRKRPRVVEHPYDKPIPIVEEITNVIRKPIAHPKNKVLTVDKPIVHRKKVPYYPKAHGGHQAGGFVQPSYGFANQGIEYNGGQIYDAGFNQGYGPEPQY, encoded by the exons ATGCTAGCAGTTCTCATCTTAGCCACTATTGTGG CATCCGTTGTTGCGG AACCACCAAAACAGAAAG tgCACTTTCAAC CTGTACCAAAGGCTGTTACTCATGAAGAACCACATCTCGTCGGAAAGAATG TTCCCCTTTTGAAACAACACCCAAAATTCCACAAGCAAATCGTAACTGTAGTGGACCAGGTTGCAAACATCATTAAAAGGCCAAAACTTCTCGTCAAAGAAG TTGCTGTCAGACAAAAGT ACCCTGTCGAGAAGCCAGTGATTCATCACAGACGAG TCATCAAGCCAATCCACAAAACAAGAACCA ttgtTCACAAGAAGAAGGTTCATGTACCAC GACCAATCATCAGAACTAAAGTGATTGCAGTACCCCAACCACATATTGTACACAAACCATACCACAGAGTAAAGACCG TTACTCAAGTTTTCGAAAGAGTCC ACAAaatcccaaaaccaatcccaaaaCCAGAATTGAAAATCG TCAACCGTGACAGACCATTCCCAGTAGAAAATTTGGTTATCAGAAAGAGACCAAGGGTTG tTGAACACCCATACGACAAACCAATCCCAATTGTTGAAGAAATCACCAACGTTATCAGAA AACCCATTGCAC ACCCCAAGAACAAAGTTCTGACCGTTGACA aACCAATCGTTCATCGCAAAAAAGTGCCATACTATCCAAAAG ctCATGGTGGACACCAAGCTGGAG GTTTCGTTCAACCAAGTTACGGATTTGCTAATCAAG GAATAGAATACAATGGAGGCCAAATATATGATGCTGGGTTTAACCAAG gTTATGGTCCAGAGCCACAATATTAA
- the LOC143051804 gene encoding mantle protein-like isoform X7 — MLAVLILATIVASVVAEPPKQKVHFQPVPKAVTHEEPHLVGKNVPLLKQHPKFHKQIVTVVDQVANIIKRPKLLVKEVAVRQKYPVEKPVIHHRRVIKPIHKTRTIVHKKKVHVPRPIIRTKVIAVPQPHIVHKPYHRVKTVTQVFERVHKIPKPIPKPELKIVNRDRPFPVENLVIRKRPRVVEHPYDKPIPIVEEITNVIRKPIAHPKNKVLTVDKPIVHRKKVPYYPKAHGGHQAGGFVQPSYGFANQGIEYNGGQIYDAGFNQGMYLNQGLNYGYNQQQGYGPEPQY; from the exons ATGCTAGCAGTTCTCATCTTAGCCACTATTGTGG CATCCGTTGTTGCGG AACCACCAAAACAGAAAG tgCACTTTCAAC CTGTACCAAAGGCTGTTACTCATGAAGAACCACATCTCGTCGGAAAGAATG TTCCCCTTTTGAAACAACACCCAAAATTCCACAAGCAAATCGTAACTGTAGTGGACCAGGTTGCAAACATCATTAAAAGGCCAAAACTTCTCGTCAAAGAAG TTGCTGTCAGACAAAAGT ACCCTGTCGAGAAGCCAGTGATTCATCACAGACGAG TCATCAAGCCAATCCACAAAACAAGAACCA ttgtTCACAAGAAGAAGGTTCATGTACCAC GACCAATCATCAGAACTAAAGTGATTGCAGTACCCCAACCACATATTGTACACAAACCATACCACAGAGTAAAGACCG TTACTCAAGTTTTCGAAAGAGTCC ACAAaatcccaaaaccaatcccaaaaCCAGAATTGAAAATCG TCAACCGTGACAGACCATTCCCAGTAGAAAATTTGGTTATCAGAAAGAGACCAAGGGTTG tTGAACACCCATACGACAAACCAATCCCAATTGTTGAAGAAATCACCAACGTTATCAGAA AACCCATTGCAC ACCCCAAGAACAAAGTTCTGACCGTTGACA aACCAATCGTTCATCGCAAAAAAGTGCCATACTATCCAAAAG ctCATGGTGGACACCAAGCTGGAG GTTTCGTTCAACCAAGTTACGGATTTGCTAATCAAG GAATAGAATACAATGGAGGCCAAATATATGATGCTGGGTTTAACCAAG GAATGTACTTAAACCAAGGTTTAAACTACGGATATAATCAGCAACAAG gTTATGGTCCAGAGCCACAATATTAA
- the LOC143051804 gene encoding mantle protein-like isoform X17, whose product MLAVLILATIVASVVAEPPKQKVHFQPVPKAVTHEEPHLVGKNVPLLKQHPKFHKQIVTVVDQVANIIKRPKLLVKEVAVRQKYPVEKPVIHHRRVIKPIHKTRTIVHKKKVHVPRPIIRTKVIAVPQPHIVHKPYHRVKTVTQVFERVHKIPKPIPKPELKIVNRDRPFPVENLVIRKRPRVVEHPYDKPIPIVEEITNVIRKPIAHPKNKVLTVDKPIVHRKKVPYYPKAHGGHQAGGYGQQNFGGQGYGPEPQY is encoded by the exons ATGCTAGCAGTTCTCATCTTAGCCACTATTGTGG CATCCGTTGTTGCGG AACCACCAAAACAGAAAG tgCACTTTCAAC CTGTACCAAAGGCTGTTACTCATGAAGAACCACATCTCGTCGGAAAGAATG TTCCCCTTTTGAAACAACACCCAAAATTCCACAAGCAAATCGTAACTGTAGTGGACCAGGTTGCAAACATCATTAAAAGGCCAAAACTTCTCGTCAAAGAAG TTGCTGTCAGACAAAAGT ACCCTGTCGAGAAGCCAGTGATTCATCACAGACGAG TCATCAAGCCAATCCACAAAACAAGAACCA ttgtTCACAAGAAGAAGGTTCATGTACCAC GACCAATCATCAGAACTAAAGTGATTGCAGTACCCCAACCACATATTGTACACAAACCATACCACAGAGTAAAGACCG TTACTCAAGTTTTCGAAAGAGTCC ACAAaatcccaaaaccaatcccaaaaCCAGAATTGAAAATCG TCAACCGTGACAGACCATTCCCAGTAGAAAATTTGGTTATCAGAAAGAGACCAAGGGTTG tTGAACACCCATACGACAAACCAATCCCAATTGTTGAAGAAATCACCAACGTTATCAGAA AACCCATTGCAC ACCCCAAGAACAAAGTTCTGACCGTTGACA aACCAATCGTTCATCGCAAAAAAGTGCCATACTATCCAAAAG ctCATGGTGGACACCAAGCTGGAG GATATGGACAACAAAACTTCGGAGGACAAG gTTATGGTCCAGAGCCACAATATTAA